The Corvus hawaiiensis isolate bCorHaw1 chromosome 9, bCorHaw1.pri.cur, whole genome shotgun sequence genomic sequence ccccccccccatcaGAAACAGGGATCTCTGTGGCTCTGTCTGCTCCTGTCTTTGCAGCAACAGAAATTCAGGGGGACTGGCCCAAGGGTACCAAGGGAGGCTCTGCTTGAACACCAGGCCATGAAGGCTTTCCAAGCCCTGAGACCACACCGAAACCCCAATAGAGTGTTGTCTCTTCTGTTCTCTACTTTGCTTTGCACAGGCTGTCCCTGAAGAAAAGAGTCCTAAGGTGTGGCAGGGTGCATCCCCTGCCatgccagcagcagaggtgaGTAAAGCAACaagaatttttctgtgttttcctgacaAGGGCTTTTCAGCACCCTGGGCATGCATGTGCATAATTACATTAATTGCCTCCCTGCTATCTCACGTCCATCTCCACTAATACTTTGTTCTGCACGCCTGGCCCAGACCCTTGCCAGGGGTATTTGTGGAGGGGAACACTACAGCCCTAAGGCAGTGAGGCTTTGGAGGTATTTTTACCCTATACTCATGTGGTATCACTCACTGCATCTAGTTCTGCACCTCTGAACTGGATTCCTCACCAGAATTGGGGCTAGCCTtactggcagctgctgcagaaaaggCATCTCATCCGATTTCTATACCAGCAGCTCATCTTTGCCAAAAACAACTTGTTCTTTTAGAAAGCTTCCCTGAACTGCCCTCCTAAAAGCACTAACAGCACTCCTGGAATGCTGCCACAGCATCCCTTTAAGGGCAAGTCTCTTGAATGCCTGCTGGGAAACtcaaaaaaagcagaagcaaataaagaataaaatatttgccttAGTGGATTCCCTACTCTTTTTCGCTGAGTGCTGGCAAGCATCTTTGCAGGAGCAAAGTTTTGTGTGTCTGGAGAAGGGTCCAGTgtgagggagagctgggagacAGAGCTTGTGCAAATCCCAACAATGTCAAAGATGTGCAAGCCCTGTTGCCCGTTTGCCTTGGTAAACATGTCCCACTGGCCTCTGCAAATCAAAATACAGGGCCAGAGCAGACATCTGTGTTGGACACTTTATTTATCACCCTCTGTTCTGCAGAGCTTGGATgggtttttctccccctcccttgTGGACTCCTTGGTTATTCaaactgctgaaagagctgATATCAAATCTGGGGCCATTGCCCTGGGACTGTCTTTATCGGTGACAAGGTGAGGTCTTGGCGGGCTGGCAGCTTTGACTGTGTCCCCTGCACTCATTCTGCAGAGCCCAGTGACTTTTGCTGTCATCCCCATGGCACAAATACCTTTGTCTTTTTCTAAACACTGGTTTTCCTAAAGCCCCAGTCCTCTATCAACTGTCTCTCCACGGCTTCTACAATCTCCATGTCCAGCTGTATTCATCTGCAGGGATTTCATACTTTCTTACCAGTCCCCCCTAAATATATCGAATATCTGAGGGCAAAGCCCCATCCAAAGCCACCCTTATCCCCTTCATTTCCATGATCATTCACTCCTGGGAGATACCTGGGTAGGCTCTATGTCCTACACTGATGTTTCAGCCAACAGTTCCCCTTTCTTTGTGCCTGGGACCTTGGTACACTGGTGTTTGTGGCCATTTCACACTCTCCCAGTTTGCATGGGCTGCCTCCGGCCAGGCACTGGCACTGTTTGTGTGGCTGATGGCACAATGCAGCCTCTGTGCCCCGTGAGCAGTGACCACAAAAGCAGCTCTCTTTCCTCAAAGGTGCCTTGGGTGCAAAGTCCTGAAAAACACCTGCTGTTTGTCTGCAGCTTCAGCCCCCTTTTGGAAAGTAGCCATGGGACAAGTGAAAAGatcccacagctggagctgccctcTCACCCACGGGTCCCCTGGCATGACTGCAGGACAAAGTTGGAGCACTCCACTCTCTGCCACCCTTTCGGGGATCAAGAGCTGGGCTGTCCAGCGCTGCAGGACAGCAGAAGActccagccactcctcccaCAACATGGGTTGTGCAACTGCTGTGGGAGGGGGGTGGctgcctgccctccctgcccccgCCAAAGCACCACATCTCACCTATAAATCTGGAGCGAGAGGGGCTCTCTGCCCACAGCGGAGGTGACACAGAGCAcaggtggctggagctggaggtaAGTGCTCCTGGGGGGGCTGAGaagcctttccttctcttcctacCCCACACCTTGGCACTTCTGGGGTTGGATACTTGCAGGGACAGTGTGGAAAGTGTGGCACAACAGGCACAGGGTGGCAGAATCAATGTTTTTTGTGTGTTAGTTGTAGCTTCTCTGCAAGAGGGTAGGGAATCAAATAGCATATGTAGCTGGGAGGTGTCTGTGATTTAAGTTAGCTCCCACCATGCAAAAAAAGGCCTCCCCCAAGACCATAAACAGTGAGCTAGTTTAGCTAGTGCTTTCTtcatttacaaaggaaaaagccCAGGTTTTTCCAACATGGGAAAGCAGAGTATTTGTTAGGTGTTCCTTTATGACTGAAAGTTAAAATAGTTCTGGAGAATTTGGTGGGTTTTAGAAAATACTGTGTCCAATCCCATTTTTTTACTGaagaccttttttctttttcctggtgAATACACCTTCCTCTGTGTCTGGTGGAAGCTGAAAGCACTTCTCAGGGCAGAGGAACCAGTACCACCCGTAGTGACATCCTGCTATGTTGAATTAGTAACTCAGCTGAGCAGGgtgctccctccagccctggggttaaaccacagattgcagcagcacccccagggcaCCTATGTGGGGGTCCCTGCTCTGGCATTGTCCAGCCAAGCCATGGAGCCTGGCCATCACCCCTTGTTTTATTGCCTGGTGCTACCAAGAAGAATTTGGATCCATCATCCTAACTGCACCCTGGGAGCTTTGTAGGGCTGGACGTCAATCCAGGGGCTGTTGCCTTTCCAGCTTTCAGCCCTGCAAGGGAAACAAAAGTATCCTAAATCAAAGGTGTGCCACACCTATAGCCCCTCTATCAGCCTCAATAGCCATGTCAAAGTCAGCGTCATCTTCCCTGGGGATGGGTGATGGGACCCTGTCAGTGATGCAGAGACTGAACGGTcccagtgcattttttttttttttctgagagaggCAGATATCCaaagataaaatacaaatatttgcaaGTCTGATAAGGCAGGATAGTTTAAACACAGCTCGTAAACAAAAGCTGGCAGTGAATTGTGGCTCAATTACATTCTTtcaaagccagcttccagggcagctgcaggggTTTGGAAGCAGCCCAGGGAGTGCACTGTGAAAGTggatagatttttaaaataaagaaaaaaaaatatttaagacgTTCAATCTAACTTGTAAATGAAGAGCCCAGAGTGCTGGTAAATGGAATGAAGTTTGGTGGTAGCATATAGAGAAATCCAAAAAAATACAGAGGGTatgccaggagctgcccccTGAGAGTGTGATGATTGTCTGTGAGGTTTCTCCCAGGTTAAACCCTGTTCACAGCCCAGGATCCCAGTAGAGACCAGAGGGTTGAGAGTGGCCGTGGTGGGCGCGGGTGTCAGCGGGCTGACAGCCACCAAGTGCTGCCTGGACGAGGGGCTGGAGCCCACGTGCTttgagcagagccaggacatCGGGGGGCTCTGGCGCTACAGGGTGAGCCAGCGGTTCCTGTCCTCCTCCCCTCGggagctgcagctttgcaggCTGGGGAGAGGGTTGAGTTGGGCTCCAGTGGGTGTGGAAGGGCTATGAGAGCTTGCTGGGTGCtgacctgtcccagctgcactCCCTGAGTCCAGGGGAGCCTGGGCTGATGCACCCCGGGGTGCCACGGCAGGAGCACATTGAGGCCGGCCGGCCAAGCCTTTATCCGTCAGTCATCAGCAACAGCTCCAAGGAGATGTCTGCCTTCTCCGACTTCCCCTTCCCTGAGGACTTCCCAGTGTTCCTGCCCAATGCCCAGTTCCTGGACTACCTCCAGCGCTACGCTGAGCACTTCAGCCTCCGGGAGCACATCAAATTAGGGGTGAGTGATGGGTGCCCTGCACGGCCCTGCTCCCCACCCGTGCTGGGTGCTGGTGGTGACTTTCCTTCATTTCCATATTTTAGACCACCGTTGTCAGTATCCGTAAACACGCTGACTTTGCCACCACGGGCCAGTGGAATGTGGTCACAGAGGCGGGTGGGAAGCAGACATCGCATGTCTTTGATGCTGTTATGGTTTGCAGCGGCAATTTCTCCGAGCCATCCCTCCCCCTGCACTGTTTTCCCGGTACAGTATAAGGCTGCTTGTAGTTACCTGCTtccaggggctggggagagaaGTTTTAGGGGTTCCTTGGGGAAAAtcctcccttccttttcttgCTTCTGCTTTCCAAACCTGCTGGCATGAATACATTCTCATGCTTCAGAGGCTTTGTCTCTGAGAACCCATTTTCGAGAGGAAGCATCAATTCTGTCTGCATGGGACAGAGGGCTGGACCTCCCCAAGTCCCTGGTGGCCAGTGATTGCACTTCCTTGCTCTTGCCATCTGGATTGGGTTTTTGCACCAGTTCTcccaacaaaccccacaaaTGCTCAAGTACTTAAAAgcttcatttcttctttcccaagGCATCGAGAGGTTTCGAGGGCAGTACTTCCACAGCCGGCAGTACAAGCATCCTGACATTTTCCAGGGCAAGCGTGTCCTCGTGGTGGGCATGGGCAATTCAGGAGTGGACATCGCAGTGGAGGCCAGTCGTGTAGCTGCAAAGGTGCCACCACCCAGCTATCCCCggggtgtggggagggggacactggggacaacGGCTCAGTGTACTGTCACTGTAGGGACATGGTGTACAAATAGCCTTTCTGAGCCTGAATTTCTTGGTCAAAATCCTACCTTGAAAGCAAGCTGGTTTTTCTCTTGTCTCTTGTTTCatctccaccagcagcagccaggaggtCTTAAAGatgctgttgctgcttttctgttgcACAGCTGTCTGCCCCATGCCCCTCTGAGCTACCttacaaaggaaaagcagcaaattcaTCACCTGAACCATTGACTCTTCTCTTCCAGGTGACCATCAGCACCACTCGAGGATCCTGGCTGCTCAGCCGTGTGTTTGAGCATGGCTACCCATGGGATATGGTTTTAAACACTTGCCTTATGAGCCTGATCAAAACCAACCTCCCCAGACCCCTTCCATGGTGGTTGCTTAATTACAAGCTGAACCAAAGGTTCAACCATGAAAACTATGGCCTTCAACCAGAGAAGAGGTACTTCTTGGTGGCTTCTATCCCATGCAGATGGGCTTGTGGTGTGGGCAGGAGAAGATATTCATCAACTAACATCCACCAATGTTAGTGATCTCCAACGAGGAATTTGTAGCCCAGCAGGAGAAGATAAGCTGTAGCTCCCTTAAGTGGTGAGAGTTTGGGCATGCTGGAAAAGCCTAGGAAGGCCCAGAGGAGTTTTTCTCGTGAGGGTccctgggaaaagagaaggaaggctTAAAGCATGGTTCAGTTCTGAAAAGAGATGATTCAAGGAGTAACTgggtgaagggaagaaggcGGCAGGAGATGTCCACGAATCACtcatgctgtgggacagggtgACATTGGGGAAACCTGTTATTGTTTGGAGGTGGGGGGCAGGGCTGTTTGCTCAGAGAAAATGACACCAGGAGGTGTGAGCTGGTGGGCCGtgggggaagaggagcaggggcCCTGGCAGGGCCTGTTTGTGGTCTCCCATTCTCAGAGACTCCCATTCCCCTGGCTCTCCACAGCTGCCTGGTGCGTGAGCCCGTGCTGAACGACGACCTCCCAAGCTACATCCTGACAGGCAGGATCACCATCAAGCCGGGCGTGAAGGAGTTCAAGGACAACTCCGTTGTTTTCCACAACTGCCCTGAGGAGGAGCCCATTGACGTTGTTGTCTTCTGCACAGGCTACAATGTCTCCTTCCCATTCCTAGAGGAATCGGTTGTCACGGTGGAAAACAAGCACGCATCCCTCTACAAATACGTGTTCCCAACCCACCTGCAGAAGCCCACCCTGGCTGTCCTTGGGCTGATTAAGCCCTTAGGAGGCATCATGCCCGTGGCAGAGATGC encodes the following:
- the LOC125330121 gene encoding dimethylaniline monooxygenase [N-oxide-forming] 1-like isoform X5 — translated: MHPGVPRQEHIEAGRPSLYPSVISNSSKEMSAFSDFPFPEDFPVFLPNAQFLDYLQRYAEHFSLREHIKLGTTVVSIRKHADFATTGQWNVVTEAGGKQTSHVFDAVMVCSGNFSEPSLPLHCFPGIERFRGQYFHSRQYKHPDIFQGKRVLVVGMGNSGVDIAVEASRVAAKVTISTTRGSWLLSRVFEHGYPWDMVLNTCLMSLIKTNLPRPLPWWLLNYKLNQRFNHENYGLQPEKSCLVREPVLNDDLPSYILTGRITIKPGVKEFKDNSVVFHNCPEEEPIDVVVFCTGYNVSFPFLEESVVTVENKHASLYKYVFPTHLQKPTLAVLGLIKPLGGIMPVAEMQARWVSRVFKGLCQLPSQSVMEKEVNEQKKNQVRWFGLTFDEVLKTEWLVYLDTLASFIGAKPSVLGLLCTDPWLALTIFFGPCSPYQYRLGGPGRWEGARQAILTQWDRVLKPTRTRVPAASSSSFPSLLTVVGFLLLLAAVIFAFQ
- the LOC125330121 gene encoding dimethylaniline monooxygenase [N-oxide-forming] 1-like isoform X6, with the protein product MSAFSDFPFPEDFPVFLPNAQFLDYLQRYAEHFSLREHIKLGTTVVSIRKHADFATTGQWNVVTEAGGKQTSHVFDAVMVCSGNFSEPSLPLHCFPGIERFRGQYFHSRQYKHPDIFQGKRVLVVGMGNSGVDIAVEASRVAAKVTISTTRGSWLLSRVFEHGYPWDMVLNTCLMSLIKTNLPRPLPWWLLNYKLNQRFNHENYGLQPEKSCLVREPVLNDDLPSYILTGRITIKPGVKEFKDNSVVFHNCPEEEPIDVVVFCTGYNVSFPFLEESVVTVENKHASLYKYVFPTHLQKPTLAVLGLIKPLGGIMPVAEMQARWVSRVFKGLCQLPSQSVMEKEVNEQKKNQVRWFGLTFDEVLKTEWLVYLDTLASFIGAKPSVLGLLCTDPWLALTIFFGPCSPYQYRLGGPGRWEGARQAILTQWDRVLKPTRTRVPAASSSSFPSLLTVVGFLLLLAAVIFAFQ